The candidate division KSB1 bacterium region CCGAGTAAAATCATTCCGTTTGAAAAACTCAAAGAGCTGATCAAACAGGATCATAAATCGCGTGCGATCAAATTCTTCAAGCAAGCATTGGCGATCGATCCAGCTTATCACCCTGCTCAATATTTTCTGGGAAGGATCTATCTGGCTCGAGGTGATCCGAACAGCTTGCAGGAGGCGGAACAGATTTTTGCGAGATTAGCTTCCCAGCCGCCCTTTTTTCGGGACGTGATTTTTCAATTGGGATATTGCTATCAGAAGATGGGCAAATTGTCTCTGGCACGTCAGACTTATCATCGAATTAAGCCCAACTCGGTCGATTACGGTCGCGCACAAATTCGGCTTGCCGAGGTGTTTTATGGGTTGGGCGAGTACCGTTCAGCAACTGAGAGCTTTTTTCAAGGGCTCGATCAGCTCGAAGATGCTGTGCTGCTCGATGAATTATTTGATGAACTAAAAGTCATCTTATCGCCATTTGAGCTGAATCAATTCGAAGCGGCCAATTCCGCTCAGAAAAAAGTACTGATGAAAAAATTCTGGAAGCAGCATGATCCAGATCCGAGTACACCGGAGAACGAGCGGTTGATGGAGCATTTTCGCCGGGTGATGTTCGCTCGGGACAATTTCCATTTTACTGCCCCTCCATATTATGATGATCGAGGCAAGATTTATATCAAATATGGTCCGCCCGATGATCGCTACAATTCCCAAGTCGGTTCCCTGCCAGCAAAAGACAATGAATCATGGAGCTACGAAAGCATTGAGAAGGGGCTGGTGTTCGATTTCGTCTCCGAGTCTGGCTATTACCGTTTGGTGGACGATCTTTCAGAGGCAGCTTTGCCTGGCTATGATTTCAACAGTCGGCTGGCCGTTGCTTCCCAGCTTTATCAGCAACGCAGCCATATGAGTGCAGCCTATAGTGAGCTCACTGTGGGGTTTTCCTGGGATCGGCTGAATCAGCTTCGCAATAATCGAGCTGCTGCCGTGAAAAAACACCCAGGCGAAGTATACATCCACGATTTTCATGCAGATCATTTCCCGTTTGTCACCCGATGGGCGCAGTTCCGCGGCGATAGCGCCAAGACCCGGATCGAGTTGTATACCGGATTTCCGATGCAAGGGCTGAAATACAACCAATCGGATTCAGGATACTCGTACTATATCGACTTTTTTATCGAGGTGCTCGATACCAATTTCAATTCAGCGCACCGAATCTCCGAGCGTTATTCAATGACCGTAAAGGACTTGAATAGCTTGGCCGCGCGACACTTTTTGCTCCAAAACAACGTTCAATTGCAGCCTGGCCCTTATCATCTTGCCGCAGTCATCAGCACCAGTGATCATTCGGCGAAAGGCGTGCAAAAGAGCAGCCTTTATGTGAAAAGTTTCACCGGTAACAAACTGATGATCAGCGATATTCAGCTCTCTCTGAATATTGTCGAATCGACCCATCGTGCCAATCGGTCGATTGTCAAAAACAATCTATCGATTTTGCCCTATCCATTTACACGGGTAATGAGATCTCGACCGATCCATTTGTATTTCGAAATCTACAACCTTTCCCTGGATGAGCGCCATCGGAGCGATTATGAAGTAAGTTATACGTTGACCACCATCCAGCCAGAACGGAGCTTCTGGGATCGGACCTTCGGTGGGATCGCTCGGATGTTATATAGCCGACCAGGCAATCAGATTTCTACCCAGGTGCGCCGCGAGGGGGAGAGCGACAGCGCTTTTGAGTATCTTTCGTTCGATCTCAGCAATCTATCTCGCGGAGTGGTCGAGTTGAAAATTCGAGTTAATGATCTGCATAACCAGCAGTTCGCCGAAAGCGCCATTCAATTCACCCTTATCAAATGAATCGAGCTGATTGAAACGAATGGGAGGCGGCCATAGCTGACATGAACAACTTCTGGGAGGAAGAAAATGAAACAATTCTATTGTCCGTATTGCAACGAGAAGCTGTCCCATCTGGATGGGACGGTGGTGAAAATGAAAGGGGTACTGATTAGCGAAACATTTGAATGCTCTGCCAATTTCTACTTGCCAGGGGCTATTGGGAAATACGGTTGCATCGTTGATCCGCATGTGAGACTCAAAGAGGGAGCTAAAGTCGAATTCCGATGCCCCAATCCACGATGCGATCGCAGCTTCACCGCTCATTATGATGACGATCTGGCAGAAATCAAAATGATCGACGATGACGGCCATGAATACGTGGTGGTTTTCAATCGCATCTATGGCATTCATTCGACGTTTGTGGTCGATTATAAAAAGAAACGATTACAAAGTTCGCATGGCGAGGACAAGGATACTTATTTAAGAGATTTCGAAAAGGCAGTTAATTTTTTTGGTGAATGATGGGGTTACTAGCCAATTACTGGGTTTTCGGATGAGGTAAACAGAGCCGGTTGAACTTCGCTGCTTGCTAATTTGGACCACAGAATTGGAACAACCGCGGAAATTTCATTTTTTGCTTCTCTGGTTATCTCACTTCCGGGGTTGGATTTGCTTTTGAAAACATGACTGGTTGAACTTCGCTGGTTGCTAATTTGGACCACAGAGTTGGAACAGCCACTGAAATTTCATTCACTGCTTCTCTGGTTATCTCACTTCTGGGGTTGGATTTGCTTTTGAAAACATGACTGATTGAACTTCGCTGGTTGTTGATTTGGACCACAGAATTGGAACAGCCGCAGAAATTTGTAAGAATTTAGCTGCCTGAAGCATAACCTGCCATTCCAACCTGCCACTTGGTGGATGGATCGAAATGAAATGTTTCTTCAGTCAGCTAAATTTTACCTGCCAATGCAATAAAAGCGCAGCCCTTCTTTTTCAACTCTATTGATCCTCAAAATTGTTATGGTGCGAGCGAGAGAATAACACGATACCTGCGCCGCACCCGCGCACGTTTAAATAATTTTTCTTGATTTTTTAGCTCGAAATCATTATTGTTATGACCTTCAGATCAGCCTTTGGCTTAGCGGATTCATCAAGCTTGGCTTGGGCGAAAATGGAGGCAAAACGCCCCTTTTTATGCCTATTATTGAGCTGAAAATTGAAGTTTGCCAAACAAACTGAACGCTACAACTTTTGACTGTCATTCGCATCTAAATGAACGCAGAGTTGAGCGAGTGAACGAATGAAATCGACGCGGTTGAGTAATCGAAATTGAGGAGGTGTGAATTATGTCGGATGAACCGCAGAGTGGTGTGAGGACGTACAAATTCAAGGCCGAGATTAAACAGTTATTGGATATTCTGGCTCGATCGCTTTACACGAATCGAGAGGTATTTGTGCGCGAATTGGTCTCTAATGCGGCCGACGCATTAGATAAAGTGAGGTTCGAGAGCATTCGAGGGACTGAATTGTATCAACCAGAGCTGGAATTTGAGATTCGTATCGAGCTGGATAAAGATAAAAAGACATTTACAATCATCGACACTGGGATTGGGATGACACGG contains the following coding sequences:
- a CDS encoding GWxTD domain-containing protein, giving the protein MRFRILTCMGLMGLLWWTNSAGQVVIDVRSDTSIAMPGDSVLILKRLLKQEETNLAWQLRLGELLLEREQLDDAEQAFQRALQLDSMSVAALTGLGRVHLQREPSKIIPFEKLKELIKQDHKSRAIKFFKQALAIDPAYHPAQYFLGRIYLARGDPNSLQEAEQIFARLASQPPFFRDVIFQLGYCYQKMGKLSLARQTYHRIKPNSVDYGRAQIRLAEVFYGLGEYRSATESFFQGLDQLEDAVLLDELFDELKVILSPFELNQFEAANSAQKKVLMKKFWKQHDPDPSTPENERLMEHFRRVMFARDNFHFTAPPYYDDRGKIYIKYGPPDDRYNSQVGSLPAKDNESWSYESIEKGLVFDFVSESGYYRLVDDLSEAALPGYDFNSRLAVASQLYQQRSHMSAAYSELTVGFSWDRLNQLRNNRAAAVKKHPGEVYIHDFHADHFPFVTRWAQFRGDSAKTRIELYTGFPMQGLKYNQSDSGYSYYIDFFIEVLDTNFNSAHRISERYSMTVKDLNSLAARHFLLQNNVQLQPGPYHLAAVISTSDHSAKGVQKSSLYVKSFTGNKLMISDIQLSLNIVESTHRANRSIVKNNLSILPYPFTRVMRSRPIHLYFEIYNLSLDERHRSDYEVSYTLTTIQPERSFWDRTFGGIARMLYSRPGNQISTQVRREGESDSAFEYLSFDLSNLSRGVVELKIRVNDLHNQQFAESAIQFTLIK